One Verrucomicrobiota bacterium genomic window, CGCGAGTCTGGGATCGTGGAGTCGGAGCGCGATGGGAAATCGGTTCTCTATCGTCTGGCGGCCGGTGCGGAAAGTCGCCGTGATGGCCACGCCCTCGATCTCGGCTGCTGCCGGCTCTCCTTCCAGAACACCTGTTGCTAAAAAATCGATGCTCTTGCGAACCCTCGGCCTCTTGGCCCTCTCCCTCTGCCTGCTCTCTTGTGGTGATTCCGAGGAGGTAGTGCGCTTGGAGGCGACCGGTTCCAGCACCTTGGCGCCCCTTCTCTCTCAAATTGCCAAGCGTTATGAGGCGCTTCATCCCGGGGTCCGGATCGATATCCAGACGGGCGGCTCTTCCCGGGGAATCGCGGATGCGGCCAGCGGAGTGGCCGATATCGGGATGTCCTCGCGGGCGCTCAAGGAGTCCGAAAAAGAAGGCCGCCTGACCCACACCGTGGCCATGGATGGAGTGGCCCTTCTGGTGCATGCCGAGAATCCGGTCTCGGAGCTGAGCGAGGACGAAATCGTGGGGATCTACCGAGGTGAAATCACGAATTGGCAAGAGGTGGGAGGAAAGGACGCTCCCATCACTTGTGTCAACCGGGCCAGCGGACGCTCGGAGTGGGAGCTGTTCCAAGCCTTCCTCGGCATGGAGGCGGAGGAGTTCCGACCCGACATGATTTCAGGGGAAAATCAGCACGGCATCAAAACGATCGCGGGCGATCCCCATGCCATCATTTACATGTCGATCGGCGCTTCCCTCTACGAAGCGGCGCGGGGCGTTCCCATCAAGCTGCTGCCGCTGCGGGGCGTCCCGGCCACCGCCGAGAAGGTGGCTTCGGGGGACTTCCCTCTCAACCGCCCCCTG contains:
- a CDS encoding phosphate ABC transporter substrate-binding protein, with product MLLRTLGLLALSLCLLSCGDSEEVVRLEATGSSTLAPLLSQIAKRYEALHPGVRIDIQTGGSSRGIADAASGVADIGMSSRALKESEKEGRLTHTVAMDGVALLVHAENPVSELSEDEIVGIYRGEITNWQEVGGKDAPITCVNRASGRSEWELFQAFLGMEAEEFRPDMISGENQHGIKTIAGDPHAIIYMSIGASLYEAARGVPIKLLPLRGVPATAEKVASGDFPLNRPLLLITSPEPAPPVQEFIKYALSPAVHDLVRQQSYVPVL